Proteins from one Candidatus Zixiibacteriota bacterium genomic window:
- a CDS encoding PAS domain S-box protein, translating into MDTHESTLRRGWIVACCVLLIIAGTLLSALSVPGNIWEIAYAAAVILAVVAPSRRLAWYVALLASISGVLTFVLIPRATYTSWYLTEELVERVVMLCVIWAVAILGTQRRQTESRLRDSEAYRRGTVDAAAVGIVTIEEDGNVRTFNPAAERIFGYNTAEVIGRHARMFVPDGDHGRLEADLKDLLGNANSPLFGKTREVTCRRKDGSEFPLELTLSVVPLKSKRLITAVVRDITESKRNEATLRESQRALSALMGNLPGMAYRCRNDEHWTMQLVSAGCFELTGYKPWDLVGNRKIAYAKLIHPEDRAGIWEQVQAALQKHVRFQFTYRIITAQGTEKWVWEQGQGIFSPEGELLGLEGFIMDTTDRVRAEQAVRESEERFRSIADAVPAMIWVCGTDKMCSYVSKSWTDFTGRAFEQEVGIGWTESLHPDDHEQALKTYADAFDHWRPFEMEYRVRRADGEYRLIRDSGVPRFGPDGQFIGYIGMCTDVTERQQARRALEERESILRAILESTADGILVVDSVGKVTHANERFARMWRIPRALMEAGDDAKLLEFVLDQLVSPEAFLAKVQRLYKSREEDTDTLAFKDGREFERFSCPLIHEGNLAGRVWSFRDITGRHRVEEELRKLSRAVEQSPVSVVITDLEGSIEYVNPKFEALTGYTADEARGRNPRILKSGETPADTYRQMWETIKSGQVWRGEFHNKKKNGELYWESASISPITDPSGQITHYVAVKEDITAQKQAEQALHLTQFGVDCASDAIFWIQPDGRFCNVNQAACHKLGYTREELLSMSVWDIDSDLPREDWLKCWDGVRRSGSRAIETRHRAKNGHEFPVEILANYLEFGGREYDCAFARDITERKRVEQVLQDIARGVSAQSGAAFFDSLVDHLARVVAADYAFIGELEAGPVERIRTVAVHAKGGKGDNFAYELAGTPCERIVNQRERAFSTGIQQLFPQDHLLIELGVDAYAAIPLFASDGRPLGLMGVLYRHPLANPEPVQAMLRIFAARAGAELERQQAEIRLSESESRYRRLFEESPLCLVEENLSAVKVFIDDLRARGVTDMRAHFERHPDALTTCISGMRITAANQAALRAFDVKDAQEIIARRSSYHTQQSLEVMREFFLSTVEGSMTQESDFHVVGVDGVEKVLHCRSRVAPGSEDSWDQVLFTLVDISEQLRTQEELAHARRLETAGRIAGQIAHDLNNILGPLVAYPDLIRDALPSDHQMQTLIDDMESAALQIAEINQDLLTLGRRGQYKIGSLDLNALVKKAVDHLDIPAGVMLETHFTGTISPIRGGETEIVRVLSNLLTNALEAMNGHGRLTIRTGHARLEKPPRLYRTVVAGDYVKLEIADTGRGIPSEIRDRVFEPFFSTKTGHEKRGSGLGLSVVHAILEDHDAYIDLDSIENVGTSVRVYFPVADPAITNGVSTDTESAPEEHTAVAGGLPR; encoded by the coding sequence ATGGACACGCACGAGAGCACTTTGCGACGCGGCTGGATCGTGGCCTGTTGTGTATTGCTGATCATTGCCGGGACGCTGCTGAGTGCCCTGTCGGTACCCGGCAACATCTGGGAAATCGCCTACGCGGCCGCCGTCATCCTGGCCGTAGTCGCGCCCTCCCGGCGCCTTGCCTGGTATGTCGCGCTCCTGGCCAGCATCAGCGGCGTCTTGACGTTCGTTCTGATCCCTCGCGCCACGTACACATCCTGGTACCTGACGGAGGAACTGGTCGAACGGGTGGTGATGCTCTGTGTCATCTGGGCCGTCGCGATTCTGGGGACGCAGCGGCGACAGACCGAGTCACGGTTGCGCGACAGCGAGGCGTACCGCCGCGGCACTGTGGACGCCGCGGCCGTGGGGATCGTCACAATCGAAGAAGACGGCAACGTCCGCACCTTCAATCCCGCGGCCGAGCGGATCTTCGGGTACAACACCGCCGAAGTCATCGGGCGTCATGCCAGGATGTTCGTCCCCGACGGCGATCACGGGCGCCTGGAGGCAGATCTCAAGGATCTGCTGGGCAACGCGAACTCACCGCTGTTCGGGAAGACACGGGAAGTCACCTGCCGGCGCAAGGATGGGTCGGAATTCCCGTTGGAGTTGACACTCAGTGTCGTGCCCCTCAAGTCCAAGCGGCTGATCACGGCCGTGGTGCGCGATATCACGGAGTCCAAGCGCAATGAAGCGACCCTGCGCGAGAGTCAGCGCGCCCTGTCGGCCCTCATGGGGAATCTCCCGGGAATGGCCTATCGGTGCCGCAACGATGAACACTGGACGATGCAGCTTGTCAGCGCCGGGTGCTTCGAGTTGACCGGTTACAAACCATGGGACCTCGTCGGCAACCGCAAGATCGCCTATGCCAAACTCATCCATCCGGAGGACCGTGCCGGGATCTGGGAGCAGGTGCAGGCCGCCCTGCAGAAGCACGTCCGCTTCCAGTTCACGTACCGCATCATCACCGCACAGGGGACCGAGAAATGGGTCTGGGAGCAGGGGCAGGGCATATTCTCCCCCGAGGGGGAACTGCTGGGCCTCGAAGGCTTCATCATGGACACGACCGACCGGGTGCGCGCCGAGCAGGCCGTACGTGAGAGCGAGGAGCGCTTCCGCAGCATCGCCGACGCGGTCCCGGCCATGATCTGGGTCTGCGGCACCGACAAGATGTGCAGTTACGTCAGCAAGTCGTGGACCGATTTCACTGGGCGCGCATTCGAACAAGAAGTGGGAATCGGGTGGACCGAATCCCTGCATCCGGATGATCATGAACAGGCGCTCAAGACCTATGCCGATGCCTTCGACCACTGGCGGCCCTTTGAGATGGAGTACCGGGTTCGTCGGGCTGATGGCGAGTATCGTTTGATACGTGACAGCGGCGTGCCGCGGTTCGGTCCGGATGGTCAGTTCATCGGGTACATCGGCATGTGCACCGATGTCACCGAACGCCAGCAGGCCCGTCGGGCCCTGGAGGAACGGGAGAGCATCCTCCGGGCGATTCTCGAATCGACGGCCGACGGTATCCTCGTGGTCGACTCCGTCGGCAAGGTGACCCACGCCAATGAGCGGTTTGCGCGGATGTGGCGGATCCCCCGGGCACTGATGGAGGCCGGGGATGATGCCAAGCTCCTGGAATTTGTTCTGGATCAACTCGTCTCTCCGGAGGCCTTTCTCGCCAAGGTACAGCGTCTCTACAAGTCCCGCGAAGAGGACACTGACACGCTGGCGTTCAAAGACGGACGGGAGTTCGAGCGCTTCTCGTGTCCTCTGATCCATGAAGGGAATCTCGCCGGACGGGTCTGGAGCTTCCGCGACATCACCGGACGCCATCGGGTCGAGGAGGAGTTGCGGAAACTCTCGCGCGCCGTCGAGCAGAGTCCTGTCTCTGTCGTGATCACGGATCTAGAGGGATCGATTGAGTATGTCAATCCCAAGTTCGAGGCGCTCACCGGGTACACGGCCGATGAGGCCCGTGGCCGCAATCCGCGCATCCTCAAGTCCGGAGAAACCCCTGCGGACACGTACCGGCAGATGTGGGAAACGATCAAGTCTGGACAGGTCTGGCGGGGAGAGTTCCACAACAAGAAGAAGAACGGGGAGCTCTACTGGGAATCGGCGTCAATTTCACCGATCACCGACCCGAGCGGGCAAATCACGCATTACGTGGCCGTCAAGGAGGACATCACCGCCCAGAAGCAGGCCGAGCAGGCATTGCACCTGACGCAGTTCGGCGTAGACTGTGCCTCGGACGCGATCTTCTGGATTCAGCCCGATGGCAGATTCTGCAACGTCAATCAGGCCGCCTGCCACAAGCTGGGATACACGCGCGAGGAGTTGCTCTCGATGTCCGTCTGGGACATTGATTCTGATCTTCCCCGCGAGGATTGGTTGAAATGCTGGGACGGCGTTCGCCGCAGCGGATCGCGGGCGATCGAGACCCGGCACCGCGCGAAGAACGGGCACGAATTTCCGGTGGAGATCCTCGCCAACTACCTCGAGTTCGGAGGGAGGGAATACGACTGCGCCTTCGCCCGCGACATCACGGAGCGCAAACGTGTCGAGCAGGTCCTGCAAGACATCGCCCGCGGCGTTTCGGCGCAGAGCGGGGCGGCGTTCTTCGATTCGCTCGTCGATCATCTGGCCCGTGTCGTGGCAGCCGACTATGCCTTCATCGGTGAATTGGAAGCGGGGCCGGTGGAGCGGATCCGGACGGTGGCCGTTCACGCCAAAGGCGGGAAGGGGGACAACTTCGCCTATGAACTGGCCGGAACGCCTTGTGAACGCATCGTCAATCAGCGTGAGCGGGCATTCTCCACCGGTATCCAGCAGTTGTTCCCGCAGGACCATCTCCTCATCGAGCTCGGCGTCGACGCCTATGCTGCCATCCCGTTGTTCGCCTCTGATGGCCGTCCGCTGGGGTTGATGGGCGTCCTCTACCGCCATCCGTTGGCCAACCCCGAGCCGGTACAGGCGATGCTGCGCATCTTCGCGGCCCGCGCCGGCGCCGAGCTGGAACGACAGCAGGCGGAGATCCGGCTCAGCGAAAGCGAGAGTCGCTACCGGCGCTTGTTCGAAGAGTCGCCGCTCTGTTTGGTCGAAGAAAACCTGTCTGCCGTCAAGGTGTTCATCGATGACCTTCGCGCCCGGGGTGTCACGGACATGCGGGCTCATTTTGAGCGGCACCCGGACGCGCTGACCACGTGCATCAGCGGTATGAGAATCACCGCCGCCAACCAGGCCGCGCTGCGCGCGTTTGACGTCAAGGATGCCCAGGAGATTATTGCAAGGCGTTCGTCATACCATACCCAACAGTCACTCGAGGTCATGCGGGAGTTCTTCCTCTCCACGGTAGAGGGGAGCATGACGCAAGAATCCGACTTCCATGTTGTCGGCGTCGACGGCGTCGAGAAGGTGCTTCACTGTCGCAGCCGCGTTGCGCCTGGATCTGAAGACTCGTGGGATCAGGTTCTCTTCACCTTGGTGGACATCAGCGAACAGTTGCGCACGCAGGAAGAGTTGGCGCATGCCCGACGCCTGGAGACGGCCGGACGCATTGCCGGCCAGATCGCACACGATCTTAACAACATCCTGGGGCCGCTGGTGGCCTATCCCGATCTGATCCGTGACGCGCTGCCGTCCGATCATCAAATGCAGACGCTGATCGACGACATGGAGAGTGCCGCCCTGCAGATCGCCGAGATCAACCAGGATCTGCTCACGCTCGGCCGCCGCGGTCAGTACAAGATCGGATCGCTCGACCTGAATGCCCTCGTCAAGAAGGCCGTTGACCATCTCGACATCCCTGCCGGCGTGATGCTTGAAACGCACTTCACTGGAACCATCAGCCCGATCCGTGGCGGCGAGACCGAGATCGTCCGGGTCCTCAGCAACCTGCTCACGAACGCGCTGGAAGCGATGAACGGGCACGGCCGATTGACCATCCGGACCGGGCACGCCCGTCTGGAGAAGCCACCGCGATTGTACCGCACCGTGGTCGCCGGCGACTACGTGAAGTTGGAGATCGCCGACACCGGGCGCGGGATTCCCTCTGAGATTCGCGACCGCGTCTTCGAGCCGTTCTTTTCGACCAAGACCGGACACGAAAAACGGGGCAGCGGCCTCGGGCTGAGCGTTGTTCACGCCATCCTGGAGGACCACGACGCCTATATCGACTTAGACAGCATCGAGAACGTCGGCACGTCGGTCCGTGTCTATTTCCCCGTCGCCGACCCCGCGATCACAAACGGCGTTTCGACAGACACGGAGTCTGCGCCGGAGGAACACACCGCCGTCGCCGGCGGCCTGCCACGGTGA
- a CDS encoding DUF6798 domain-containing protein — protein sequence MALPSSRTGAFAVVAGSLLFALAYSQSPLFSSNQNTYFLHGLAGAGVGHLSDDLIARSPDPFPVFSWLVEVSHRHWSDWLFHFYYLVILGTYAATLLSIIDWLRPIRTDEERLYVFFAAFVVVHALPFQHPLWWMQAGMAGQYVLGPVFQPSVFGVLLVVSIERFLRHRPYAAVLTAAASAAIHPSYTVCAALLIAAYATHIAMREKKPARAVSITGIGGALLAAVVLVTWATFAPTSVETTRQAQAILVHNRLPHHAVIGEWFGATEVLQLLLLGTAMYRVRSTPLFTTLAVPAVGALLLTFLQLVTGSDALALIFPWRVSVILVPISSAVVLDAAIRHLLARRGPLPMPWRRKMKAAAVAIIAVLAIVGVVSFLIRGARYQNDRQGLIAFVRDSLAPGQLYLVPTRWEGFRLQTGAPLFVDYKTHPYRDVDVIEWYGRLRLAEAFYSAPDSTVLRQLRAAGVTHVILPDESADTPTGFGPAVYRGNGFGVYRLRDSPLTH from the coding sequence GTGGCACTTCCATCGTCCCGAACCGGAGCGTTTGCCGTCGTCGCCGGCTCACTTCTCTTTGCGCTGGCCTATTCACAGTCACCGCTGTTCAGCAGCAATCAGAACACCTATTTCCTGCACGGTCTCGCTGGCGCCGGCGTCGGGCATCTGAGCGATGACCTCATCGCCCGTTCACCCGATCCGTTCCCAGTCTTCTCGTGGCTGGTCGAGGTGAGTCATCGGCACTGGAGTGACTGGCTCTTCCACTTCTATTACCTGGTCATCCTGGGAACGTATGCGGCGACGCTCCTGTCCATCATCGACTGGCTGCGACCGATTCGCACGGATGAGGAGCGTCTGTATGTGTTCTTCGCCGCGTTCGTCGTAGTCCACGCGCTCCCGTTTCAGCATCCCCTCTGGTGGATGCAGGCCGGGATGGCGGGCCAGTATGTCCTCGGCCCGGTGTTCCAACCCAGCGTCTTCGGCGTGTTGCTCGTCGTATCCATCGAGCGGTTTCTGCGTCACCGGCCGTACGCGGCCGTTCTGACGGCGGCCGCGTCCGCCGCCATTCATCCCAGTTACACGGTCTGTGCCGCCCTGCTGATCGCGGCGTACGCCACCCACATCGCGATGCGCGAGAAGAAGCCGGCTCGCGCCGTCTCGATCACAGGCATCGGCGGCGCGTTGCTGGCAGCGGTTGTCCTCGTGACTTGGGCCACCTTTGCACCGACGTCTGTCGAAACCACGCGTCAGGCGCAGGCCATCCTGGTCCACAACCGTCTTCCCCACCACGCCGTGATTGGGGAATGGTTCGGCGCCACCGAGGTACTACAACTGCTGCTGCTGGGCACGGCAATGTACCGGGTGCGATCCACGCCGCTTTTCACCACCCTTGCGGTCCCCGCCGTCGGCGCGTTGTTGTTGACCTTCCTCCAACTCGTAACCGGCAGCGATGCCCTTGCACTGATCTTCCCCTGGCGCGTCTCCGTCATCTTGGTGCCGATATCCAGCGCCGTCGTGCTGGATGCCGCCATCCGCCACCTGCTGGCCCGGCGCGGCCCACTCCCCATGCCGTGGCGTCGAAAGATGAAGGCGGCGGCGGTCGCCATCATCGCCGTACTGGCGATCGTTGGCGTCGTGAGCTTTCTGATCCGTGGCGCTCGTTACCAGAACGATCGTCAGGGATTGATCGCCTTTGTGCGCGACTCACTGGCGCCCGGCCAGCTCTATCTGGTCCCGACCCGGTGGGAGGGCTTTCGCCTGCAGACCGGTGCACCGCTCTTCGTCGATTACAAGACCCATCCATATCGGGACGTCGACGTGATCGAGTGGTATGGTCGCCTGCGGTTGGCCGAAGCATTCTACAGCGCTCCCGACAGTACCGTGCTGAGGCAGCTAAGGGCAGCGGGCGTCACACACGTCATTCTCCCCGACGAATCGGCGGACACCCCCACCGGCTTCGGCCCGGCCGTGTATCGAGGGAACGGATTCGGGGTGTACCGGTTGCGAGACTCCCCACTGACACATTGA
- a CDS encoding CheR family methyltransferase yields the protein MAMTAHDFDTIRGLVKQASGLVIGPEHREIVEARLSSLAERRGITSVAGLISALRDNDDDPLRPRAVRAIASVSPVLGFDSPSCSLLVGILFPDLLERRRERAALRIWCADCGCGQNPHGIAVLMREHFPFTAAWKITILATDRSAAHLERMRSGSFSRADIDHVPPELLARHFRPMGMEWQIDGDLGRQVEFRTLGLGDGPLPEGRFDLVILGDSLPYYDRARQQEIVSRLRALLEPDGYLLLGSEAKPADLGTWGGWDSCHAPGCYRPATMDAPVLRTETGF from the coding sequence ATGGCGATGACGGCGCACGATTTCGACACGATCCGTGGCTTGGTCAAGCAGGCGTCCGGGCTCGTCATCGGACCGGAGCACCGGGAGATCGTGGAGGCGCGCCTTTCGTCCCTGGCCGAGCGACGGGGTATCACCTCCGTCGCCGGACTGATTTCGGCGCTGCGCGACAACGATGACGATCCCTTAAGACCGCGGGCGGTCCGTGCCATCGCATCCGTCTCGCCCGTGCTCGGATTTGATTCGCCGTCGTGCTCGCTTCTGGTCGGCATTCTCTTCCCCGACCTGCTCGAACGACGACGTGAGCGCGCCGCGCTTCGCATCTGGTGCGCCGACTGCGGGTGCGGACAAAACCCGCATGGCATCGCCGTTCTCATGCGCGAGCACTTCCCGTTCACGGCCGCGTGGAAGATCACCATCCTTGCCACCGACCGGTCGGCGGCGCACTTGGAACGGATGCGCAGTGGTTCCTTCAGCCGGGCCGACATCGACCATGTGCCGCCCGAGTTGCTGGCCCGCCATTTCCGTCCTATGGGCATGGAGTGGCAGATCGACGGCGACTTGGGCCGACAGGTCGAGTTTCGGACGCTCGGTCTGGGCGATGGGCCGCTGCCGGAGGGCCGCTTCGACCTGGTGATCTTGGGCGATTCCCTTCCCTACTACGATAGAGCAAGACAGCAAGAAATCGTGTCCCGCCTGCGCGCACTCTTGGAGCCCGACGGCTACCTGCTCCTCGGGAGTGAAGCCAAACCGGCGGATCTTGGAACTTGGGGCGGATGGGATTCGTGCCACGCGCCGGGGTGCTATCGCCCCGCGACCATGGATGCTCCGGTCCTCCGGACAGAGACCGGATTCTGA
- a CDS encoding DUF2784 family protein yields the protein MPGIGLTVVLIIHLAWALWMIGGVVLAMAGYRWPSLWRWKRFRIAHLAGLLATASVPLWNRGVCPLTDWEWALDTARRSTPSPEPFLPRLIRAILYVNISPDVITVVTVLGAAVTLWVFIRHSPWQSASTR from the coding sequence ATGCCCGGAATCGGCCTCACTGTCGTGCTGATCATCCACCTGGCCTGGGCGCTGTGGATGATCGGTGGCGTCGTTCTGGCTATGGCCGGATATCGCTGGCCCTCGTTGTGGAGGTGGAAGCGCTTCCGAATCGCGCACCTGGCAGGATTGTTGGCCACTGCCTCCGTACCGCTGTGGAACCGAGGCGTATGCCCTCTGACTGACTGGGAGTGGGCACTGGACACCGCACGTCGGAGTACTCCGAGTCCTGAGCCGTTCCTTCCCCGTCTGATTCGCGCTATTCTCTATGTCAACATCAGTCCGGACGTGATCACCGTCGTCACGGTACTGGGAGCGGCGGTCACCCTCTGGGTGTTCATCCGGCATTCGCCGTGGCAGTCTGCAAGTACTCGGTGA
- a CDS encoding PilZ domain-containing protein, translating into MRIHFEQREFTRIPFRRTAEIVTDATGVVAEATRDISAKGLFVEGTSVLPPGSPCRVRLSLLGVPDTATIETEGRIVRAEPDGAAVEFTGMDLDSFHHLRNLVLYNAPNPVQIENEFENHLGLRRA; encoded by the coding sequence ATGCGAATCCACTTCGAACAACGCGAATTCACCCGGATCCCATTCCGCCGCACGGCCGAGATTGTGACCGACGCCACCGGCGTGGTGGCGGAGGCGACACGAGACATCAGCGCCAAGGGTCTTTTTGTCGAGGGGACCTCAGTTCTGCCCCCGGGGTCACCCTGCCGTGTCCGGCTCTCACTTTTGGGAGTCCCGGACACGGCGACGATCGAAACGGAAGGGCGGATCGTACGCGCCGAGCCGGACGGGGCGGCCGTTGAATTTACGGGCATGGACCTGGACAGCTTCCATCACCTGCGCAATCTGGTGCTGTACAATGCGCCCAACCCGGTCCAAATCGAAAACGAATTCGAGAACCACCTCGGACTCCGGCGCGCGTAG
- a CDS encoding Ig-like domain-containing protein: protein MNRALRFLMMGLLVFSVPISASAINLVEVESKDVAPGTDSVRVGVFVTNDFDVVAFVLPLEFRSVTPGTFTRTLFRFNVPATNRVGSSPLTGSSTKQTYPTPTTPECSGPVSSTYNTGGSVDFVSPDGAMWTGVSTSAPPNLWYLPAGSDSVAGVHRDWPQEGDSTVYAAGASFNFLFHVTSTPGWFEIDTCCVLPANNLSFVDVNTNLVTPDFIRGLIKVGDATAPPVVSDIPDQTIAEGQSFVTIPLDDYVSDFDHADDQLTWTATGQSQLNVSISPARIATISTPGPEWSGAETITFTARDPDNLTGSDPATFAVTPVNDPPVLTPIGPMSVQSGYSLIFSVKGTDVDNAALTLSMVNAPPTATLSQDGSGNGQFFWLTACLDSGAHNVTFIVSDGELADSEVVVITVQPNPDRFQANPDSLAFHFAVGVNEPPPDTTVVTDPGCGELSWTATTTESWLLIDPTAGTTPKGIVVSIDTTGLVAGSYDAKITITQSTDLKLAPVQIEVPVHLDVETEVCDCPCQGDPIPFCDGITDIRDVVQIIYVVFRGYLDVGYSTCPVSVNDVNCDCQADVADVVTAIERVFRYGAPFCDPCVVRPPCPPRMATAH, encoded by the coding sequence ATGAACAGGGCCTTGAGGTTCCTCATGATGGGGCTGCTGGTGTTTTCCGTCCCCATTTCTGCGTCGGCCATCAATCTCGTCGAGGTCGAATCCAAGGATGTCGCCCCCGGAACTGACTCGGTGAGGGTGGGCGTCTTCGTCACCAATGACTTTGATGTCGTGGCATTCGTTCTGCCCCTCGAGTTCCGCTCGGTGACACCGGGCACATTTACCAGAACGCTGTTCCGATTCAATGTCCCGGCGACCAACCGGGTCGGATCGAGTCCGCTGACAGGATCGTCCACCAAGCAGACATACCCGACGCCGACCACTCCCGAGTGTAGCGGTCCGGTTTCCAGCACCTACAACACCGGTGGTTCTGTCGATTTCGTGAGTCCCGACGGCGCCATGTGGACGGGTGTGAGCACAAGTGCTCCACCGAACCTATGGTATCTACCCGCCGGAAGTGACAGCGTGGCCGGTGTCCATCGCGACTGGCCGCAAGAGGGTGATTCGACGGTGTACGCGGCAGGCGCCTCGTTCAATTTCCTGTTCCACGTCACGTCGACGCCGGGATGGTTTGAGATTGATACCTGTTGCGTGCTGCCGGCCAACAACCTGTCCTTTGTTGACGTCAACACCAACCTGGTGACCCCGGACTTCATTCGGGGACTGATCAAGGTCGGGGATGCCACCGCCCCGCCGGTGGTCAGTGACATCCCCGATCAGACCATCGCCGAGGGGCAGTCGTTTGTCACCATCCCCCTCGATGACTACGTGAGCGACTTTGACCACGCCGACGATCAACTCACCTGGACCGCAACCGGGCAGAGCCAATTGAATGTCAGCATCAGTCCGGCCCGTATCGCCACGATCTCGACACCGGGTCCTGAGTGGAGCGGGGCGGAGACGATCACGTTCACCGCCCGCGACCCCGACAACCTCACCGGCTCCGATCCGGCGACTTTTGCGGTGACGCCGGTGAACGATCCCCCGGTGTTAACGCCGATCGGACCGATGAGCGTCCAGTCCGGTTATTCGCTGATCTTCTCGGTGAAGGGGACCGACGTCGACAACGCCGCGCTGACGTTGAGCATGGTGAATGCTCCGCCGACGGCGACGCTGTCGCAAGACGGCTCGGGCAATGGGCAGTTCTTCTGGTTGACGGCCTGCCTTGACTCCGGGGCGCACAACGTCACATTCATCGTGTCCGATGGTGAGTTGGCGGATAGTGAAGTTGTGGTCATCACAGTGCAGCCGAACCCGGATCGCTTCCAGGCGAATCCGGATTCCCTGGCCTTCCATTTCGCCGTCGGTGTCAATGAGCCGCCCCCGGACACTACGGTCGTTACCGATCCCGGATGCGGTGAGTTGTCGTGGACGGCGACGACGACGGAATCCTGGTTGCTGATCGATCCGACGGCCGGCACGACGCCGAAAGGCATCGTGGTATCGATCGACACGACCGGCTTGGTCGCCGGGTCGTACGACGCCAAGATCACGATTACCCAGTCCACCGATTTGAAGCTCGCGCCGGTTCAAATCGAGGTACCTGTCCACCTGGACGTGGAGACCGAAGTGTGCGACTGCCCCTGCCAGGGCGATCCGATCCCCTTCTGCGATGGGATCACCGATATCCGCGATGTCGTGCAGATCATCTATGTCGTGTTCCGGGGTTATCTTGATGTCGGGTACTCGACCTGCCCGGTGTCGGTGAACGATGTGAATTGTGACTGTCAGGCCGATGTTGCCGATGTCGTGACGGCCATCGAACGCGTGTTCCGTTACGGGGCGCCGTTCTGCGATCCGTGCGTGGTGCGTCCCCCTTGTCCGCCCCGGATGGCGACTGCGCACTGA
- a CDS encoding DUF420 domain-containing protein, with protein sequence MKMTLLPSLNAVLNGASAALLLLGYLCIRNGQRTRHRAFMLAALGCSLLFLISYLTYHSQTGVTRFAGTGWSRPFYFAVLWTHTVLAVVIVPLVIITLRRAWRGDYTRHRPLARVTLPLWLYVSVTGVLIYFMLYHWFPGR encoded by the coding sequence ATGAAGATGACGCTGCTCCCCAGTCTCAACGCGGTCCTCAATGGGGCATCCGCCGCATTGCTTCTCCTCGGGTATCTCTGCATTCGCAACGGGCAGCGGACCCGGCACCGCGCGTTCATGCTGGCGGCTCTGGGGTGTTCGCTGCTATTCCTGATCTCCTATCTGACCTACCATAGCCAGACGGGAGTGACACGCTTTGCGGGCACGGGGTGGTCGCGTCCATTCTACTTTGCCGTGCTTTGGACGCACACCGTTCTGGCCGTCGTGATCGTTCCCCTCGTCATCATCACGCTGCGACGGGCGTGGCGGGGTGATTACACCCGCCATAGACCTCTGGCGCGAGTGACACTGCCGTTGTGGCTCTACGTCTCCGTCACGGGCGTGCTGATCTACTTCATGCTGTACCACTGGTTCCCTGGCCGCTGA
- the cyoE gene encoding heme o synthase — translation MESVQRLRTVDDGSRMAGRQSGSAWRHYLALTKPRLISLVLVTTAVGYVMGATTAIPLIGLLHVLVSVALVAAGGGALNQHREREFDARMLRTATRPLPMGVMRPAQAFWFGIGLTALGLAYTGVALGLLTLGLAVVSVGLYLLAYTPLKRTSPLCPLVGAITGALPPVMGWTAAGGPLDLGAAALFAILYVWQLPHFLAIAWLYRDDYARAGFAIARLSSDGGRGIAGAMPWLVVLLTLASVLPRAVGLTGSVYLTAAVAMGVVYIVAALWQPTRDVTVRARRLFRVSLIYLPVLLLVMAWDRLPRTPSTGP, via the coding sequence ATGGAATCCGTCCAACGGCTGAGAACCGTTGACGATGGCAGTCGGATGGCGGGTCGCCAGAGTGGCTCCGCCTGGCGACACTACCTTGCCCTCACCAAGCCGCGCCTGATTTCGCTCGTGCTCGTGACCACCGCCGTTGGCTACGTCATGGGGGCGACAACGGCGATTCCGCTCATCGGCCTGCTCCACGTGCTTGTGAGCGTGGCGTTGGTCGCCGCTGGGGGTGGAGCGCTGAACCAGCATAGGGAGCGTGAGTTCGATGCCCGTATGCTGCGGACGGCGACACGCCCCTTGCCGATGGGCGTGATGCGGCCCGCACAGGCCTTCTGGTTTGGAATCGGATTGACGGCTCTCGGATTGGCATACACCGGGGTGGCACTGGGCCTGTTGACCCTGGGCCTGGCGGTGGTCTCCGTCGGTCTTTATCTCCTCGCTTACACGCCGCTGAAACGCACATCTCCCTTGTGTCCCCTAGTGGGAGCGATCACCGGCGCTCTCCCGCCGGTGATGGGGTGGACGGCGGCCGGAGGACCGTTGGACCTCGGAGCCGCCGCTCTGTTTGCGATTCTGTACGTGTGGCAGTTGCCGCATTTTCTGGCCATCGCCTGGCTCTATCGCGATGACTATGCCCGGGCGGGATTCGCGATCGCGCGTCTGTCGTCCGATGGCGGCCGAGGCATCGCTGGCGCCATGCCCTGGCTTGTGGTCTTGTTGACGTTGGCATCGGTGCTGCCGCGAGCGGTGGGACTGACTGGATCCGTGTATCTGACTGCCGCGGTGGCCATGGGCGTCGTTTACATCGTCGCCGCCCTGTGGCAACCGACGCGTGACGTGACGGTCCGGGCGCGACGGTTGTTCCGGGTCTCGCTCATCTACCTGCCGGTTCTCTTGCTGGTCATGGCCTGGGATCGCCTTCCGCGCACGCCGTCGACGGGCCCATGA